The Streptomyces cathayae DNA segment CGTGCTGGCCCTGGAGGAGCTGAAGGCGTCCGCGGTCCCGACGTACGAGAGGGCGCTGGCGCCGACGTACAAGTACCACGCGGTGGTCGGCACGGTCGGGCTGTGGAGCAAGTACCCGCTGAGCGACGTGGCGGCCGTCGACATCCGCCTGGGCTGGGAGCGCGCGATGCGGGCCACGGTGACGGCGCCCGGGGCGCAGGTCGCGGTGTACGTCGCCCATCTCCCCTCGGTGCGCGTGAAGCTGGAGGCCGGCTTCACCGCACGTCAGCGTGACAGGAGCGCCGACGCCCTGGGTTCCGCCATCGCCCGGGAGCCGCTGGAGAACGTCGTCCTGCTCGGCGACCTGAACGGCACGATGAACGACCGGGCCCTGAACGCCGTCACCTCCCAGATGCGTTCCACCCAGGGGGCCGCGGGCAGCGGGTTCGGCTTCAGCTGGCCGGCGGCGTTCCCGATGGCGCGGATCGACCAGATCATGGTCAAGGGCGCGGAGCCGGAGAGCTCGTGGTCGCTCCCGAGGACGGCGAGCGACCACCTGCCGATCGCGGCCCGCGTGAAGCTCGCCACACCGGGCGACTGAAACCCCAGGTCAACCCCGTCTGTACGATCGTCGGCAACCTGTGCGTCGATCACCGGAACACCGGACCTGAGAGGCTTTGTTCCGCACTTGAACATATGGACGTGCGGAACGGCGCGAAACAGCGCGGAACAGCGCGGAACCCCAGCCTCGAAAGGTCCCCCTCATGCCCCTGGCCCTGCTCGCCCTCGCCGTGGGCGCCTTCGGCATCGGTACCACCGAGTTCGTGATCATGGGGTTGCTCCCGGACGTCGCGGACGACCTGGGCATCTCCATCCCGAGCGCCGGCCACCTGGTCTCCGCCTATGCCCTCGGTGTGGTCGTCGGCGCCCCGCTGCTCGCCGCCGCGACGGCGAGGATCTCCCGGCGCACGGTGCTGATCGCCCTGATGGTCCTCTTCGTCGTGGGCAACGCGCTCTCGGCGTTCGCCCCCGACCACACCTGGCTGCTGGCCGCGCGTTTCCTCAGCGGTCTCCCGCACGGAGCCTTCTTCGGCGTGGGGGCGGTGGTCGCCGCCGACCTGGTGACCCCCGACCGCAAGGCCCGCTCGGTCTCCCTGATGTTCCTGGGCCTGACGACGGCCAACGTGGTCGGTGTCCCCGCGGCCACCTTCATGGGCCAGCACCTCGGCTGGCGGGTGACCTTCCTCGGCGTCAGCGCGATCGGCCTGGCCGCCATAGCCGCCCTGGCCCTGCTGATCCCGGCGGACCACACCCCGGCCGCCCCCACGGCCGGGCTCCGCGGCGAACTGGCCACCCTGCGCTCCCTGCCCGTCTGGCTGGCCCTCGGCACCACGGTGGCGGGCTTCGGCGGGCTCTTCGCGGCGTACAGCTACATCACGCCGATGCTGACGGACTCCGCCGGCTACGCCGAAACGAGCGTGACGCTGCTGCTCGCCCTGTTCGGCGTCGGAGCCACGGCCGGCAACCTGCTGGGCGGCCGGCTGGCCGACCACTCCCTGCGCGCCACCCTCTTCGGCGGCCTGGCCGCACTGACGG contains these protein-coding regions:
- a CDS encoding endonuclease/exonuclease/phosphatase family protein, producing the protein MAQQAYATETDNGGSGPERRTPGLRRLWDRLTRGWRGDRRIWRRGVVLAVFALLLALVMMARSHIPNVVGNLGSLIETFLPWLGLAVPVLLLLALVRRSATALVAVLLPAVVWLNLFGGLLFDRTGPGGDLTVATHNVNAGNPDPSGTARDVAASGADVLALEELKASAVPTYERALAPTYKYHAVVGTVGLWSKYPLSDVAAVDIRLGWERAMRATVTAPGAQVAVYVAHLPSVRVKLEAGFTARQRDRSADALGSAIAREPLENVVLLGDLNGTMNDRALNAVTSQMRSTQGAAGSGFGFSWPAAFPMARIDQIMVKGAEPESSWSLPRTASDHLPIAARVKLATPGD
- a CDS encoding MFS transporter; protein product: MPLALLALAVGAFGIGTTEFVIMGLLPDVADDLGISIPSAGHLVSAYALGVVVGAPLLAAATARISRRTVLIALMVLFVVGNALSAFAPDHTWLLAARFLSGLPHGAFFGVGAVVAADLVTPDRKARSVSLMFLGLTTANVVGVPAATFMGQHLGWRVTFLGVSAIGLAAIAALALLIPADHTPAAPTAGLRGELATLRSLPVWLALGTTVAGFGGLFAAYSYITPMLTDSAGYAETSVTLLLALFGVGATAGNLLGGRLADHSLRATLFGGLAALTAVLALFPLLMRTEAGAAVAVTLLGTAAFATGSPLQLMVMEKAAAAPSLASSANQAAFNLGNAGGAWVGGLTLAAGFGTTSPALAGALLAALGIGVAAVAHTVDRRTPPTAAPSPNRDRVVTGHVPRQAQSPAATPASRS